One region of Termitidicoccus mucosus genomic DNA includes:
- a CDS encoding sialate O-acetylesterase — protein sequence MSKHHTESPRIHHLKLLAIFGDHMVLQQDVPLLIWGHAAPAEVIEVSFGGQIQRGNADEQGRWQVTLAPEPAETCGRAFRVTASSGTVEYTDVVVGDVWLASGQSNMEFGLQTDAEAAQAISGATDTRIRMFFVPWATSFLPCEDFGAAVNALDGRWVICSPETMADTWAWHGFSAVAYFFGKDIACRTGTPIGLIGAYKGATRVQAWMSLAGLAKEPPFARHILNYARNILDNGTAKAQPAPMSEEDCNRPTVLFNGMIAPLRRYALRGVLWYQGESNGGNLTDALEYDGLFPRLIEDWRAQWETDTMAFLYVQLANFRAPAKHPCEGNWPWIREAQRRALRLPRTAMAVAIDAGDDDDIHPTRKRIIGRRLAAAARCVVHGDDIVFSGPDYRGLEITGGRIRLSFMHIGSGLIAGKPGARNESNPVQPLTGFAIADAGHRFVWAEARIEGDNVVVWNDGIRHPVAVRYNWADNPDGNLYNREGFPASPFRTDDWPAVSSSDATLSGVERAS from the coding sequence ATGAGCAAGCACCATACTGAATCACCTCGGATACATCACCTGAAATTGTTGGCGATTTTCGGCGATCACATGGTCTTGCAACAAGACGTGCCGCTTTTGATTTGGGGTCACGCAGCACCTGCGGAAGTCATCGAGGTTTCTTTTGGCGGACAGATTCAGCGTGGAAATGCAGATGAACAAGGACGGTGGCAGGTAACGCTCGCGCCCGAACCAGCCGAGACTTGTGGGAGAGCATTTCGCGTCACCGCGTCCAGCGGAACAGTTGAATATACTGACGTTGTCGTAGGCGATGTCTGGCTGGCTTCGGGGCAGTCCAACATGGAATTCGGCCTGCAAACAGATGCCGAGGCGGCGCAAGCGATTTCAGGGGCAACCGATACGCGCATCCGCATGTTTTTCGTGCCGTGGGCGACATCGTTTTTGCCGTGCGAAGATTTTGGTGCGGCAGTCAATGCACTGGATGGCCGCTGGGTGATTTGCTCCCCCGAGACAATGGCGGACACATGGGCGTGGCACGGTTTTTCGGCCGTCGCCTACTTCTTCGGGAAAGATATCGCGTGCCGGACGGGAACGCCCATCGGCCTGATCGGCGCCTACAAGGGCGCCACACGGGTCCAAGCCTGGATGAGCCTCGCAGGGCTGGCCAAGGAGCCTCCGTTTGCAAGGCATATTCTGAATTACGCGCGGAATATTCTCGATAATGGGACTGCCAAAGCACAGCCAGCGCCGATGTCGGAGGAAGATTGCAATCGTCCCACCGTCCTTTTCAACGGGATGATCGCTCCCTTGCGGCGCTACGCTTTGCGCGGCGTTCTTTGGTATCAGGGAGAAAGCAACGGCGGCAACCTGACTGACGCTCTGGAATATGACGGTCTTTTCCCGCGCTTGATCGAAGATTGGCGTGCCCAATGGGAAACCGATACAATGGCGTTCCTTTATGTGCAGCTGGCGAATTTCAGGGCCCCAGCCAAACACCCATGCGAAGGCAATTGGCCGTGGATTCGCGAGGCTCAACGTCGAGCGTTGCGCCTGCCTCGCACAGCGATGGCAGTCGCGATCGACGCCGGGGACGACGATGACATTCATCCGACACGAAAAAGAATCATTGGGCGACGATTGGCGGCGGCGGCCCGGTGTGTCGTCCATGGCGACGACATTGTCTTTTCCGGCCCTGACTACCGCGGCCTTGAAATCACCGGCGGCAGGATACGGCTCTCGTTTATGCACATTGGCTCGGGTCTCATCGCCGGAAAACCCGGAGCCCGGAACGAATCGAATCCCGTTCAGCCATTGACAGGTTTTGCCATCGCGGACGCCGGGCATCGGTTTGTATGGGCCGAGGCTCGAATCGAAGGAGATAACGTGGTGGTCTGGAACGACGGGATTCGGCATCCGGTCGCCGTGCGCTACAATTGGGCCGATAATCCCGATGGCAATCTCTACAATCGCGAAGGATTTCCCGCCTCACCTTTCCGAACCGACGATTGGCCTGCGGTCTCAAGTAGCGACGCCACACTCTCCGGCGTGGAACGCGCCAGCTAG
- a CDS encoding tannase/feruloyl esterase family alpha/beta hydrolase, which translates to MSAISKLQMMGIRQLLMLGSIVWFCLPHIAFGGFDDIAKARFATETIIAKTEVVAGGEFQLPNGKPLPGKIPPFCRVVATLKPTPDSNIEIELWMPTENWNGKILATGNGGAAGAIQYRVLAAGVRRGYATVNTDMGTAPNGENLTDHPERWADFGFRATHEMTLAAKALVRAYYDQPVRHTYFVGASTGGQQALMAAQRYPDDYDGIVAGAPANNRTHLHAMFVWNWQAAHKTPDSFLTREKIALVTKAVLAAGAGKDGGAPTDNFLTDPRRCRFDPVVLLPPPRETEGADYLTQAQVAALKSIYSGPANPRTGEQIYSPPPHGSESLLLLGNKNTDEPPAFSFIFRWILGVDFDFRAFDFDKDLGHADQRLAPLLNANDPDLSNFQRRGGKLLMYAGTADAITPFQDAIDYYERVVATHGGLAKAQTFFRFFVVPGLGHVGGGPGLNDFGQSLETRLPQDSEHDILLALERWVEQGDAPERLVATAYNGGDPGKGIRFMRPIFPYPKFPEYIGDDPHLPGSFRAVEHERGGTSTIKRTSK; encoded by the coding sequence ATGAGCGCGATTTCTAAACTTCAAATGATGGGAATACGACAACTCTTGATGCTCGGCTCGATTGTTTGGTTTTGCTTGCCGCATATTGCCTTTGGTGGATTCGACGACATTGCTAAGGCCAGATTCGCTACTGAAACGATCATTGCCAAAACGGAGGTTGTTGCGGGTGGTGAATTCCAACTGCCAAACGGCAAGCCTCTTCCAGGTAAAATTCCACCGTTCTGCCGGGTCGTCGCGACCTTGAAACCGACGCCGGACTCGAATATCGAGATCGAACTCTGGATGCCGACAGAAAACTGGAACGGAAAAATCCTGGCCACTGGCAACGGCGGGGCCGCTGGCGCAATCCAATACCGCGTGCTTGCCGCAGGAGTGCGGCGCGGTTATGCCACTGTCAACACGGACATGGGAACGGCGCCCAATGGCGAAAATCTCACTGACCATCCCGAGCGATGGGCGGATTTCGGTTTCCGCGCGACGCACGAGATGACGCTGGCCGCCAAAGCGCTCGTGCGAGCCTACTACGATCAGCCTGTGCGCCACACCTATTTTGTCGGCGCTTCGACAGGCGGGCAGCAAGCATTGATGGCCGCGCAACGCTATCCTGACGACTACGACGGGATTGTTGCGGGCGCGCCAGCCAACAACCGCACGCATCTGCATGCCATGTTCGTCTGGAACTGGCAGGCTGCGCACAAGACGCCGGACAGCTTCCTTACGCGGGAGAAAATCGCCTTGGTCACCAAGGCCGTGCTCGCCGCAGGCGCGGGCAAAGATGGAGGGGCGCCCACTGACAACTTTCTGACCGACCCCCGGCGATGCAGATTCGATCCCGTCGTTCTCCTGCCGCCTCCAAGAGAAACAGAGGGTGCGGATTATCTGACCCAGGCGCAAGTGGCGGCGTTAAAATCAATTTACTCCGGCCCGGCCAATCCGCGCACAGGCGAACAAATCTACTCTCCGCCGCCCCATGGCAGCGAATCCCTGCTGCTTCTGGGAAATAAGAACACCGATGAGCCGCCAGCGTTTTCTTTTATCTTCCGCTGGATTCTTGGCGTCGATTTCGATTTCCGCGCGTTCGATTTTGATAAGGATCTTGGGCACGCCGATCAGCGGCTGGCTCCGCTCTTGAACGCCAATGATCCGGATCTCTCGAATTTTCAGCGTCGGGGTGGAAAGCTCCTAATGTATGCAGGCACAGCTGACGCAATTACGCCGTTTCAAGATGCCATAGATTATTATGAGCGGGTTGTAGCGACTCACGGCGGACTGGCTAAGGCACAGACATTCTTTCGTTTTTTTGTGGTCCCCGGTTTGGGACACGTTGGGGGTGGGCCGGGACTGAACGATTTCGGTCAATCGCTTGAGACGCGGCTGCCGCAAGATAGCGAGCACGATATTCTTCTGGCACTAGAGCGGTGGGTCGAGCAGGGGGACGCGCCAGAAAGGCTTGTCGCCACCGCCTACAACGGCGGAGATCCGGGCAAAGGAATCCGTTTCATGAGGCCGATCTTTCCCTATCCGAAATTTCCGGAATACATCGGAGACGATCCCCATTTGCCTGGCAGCTTTCGAGCGGTCGAGCATGAACGAGGCGGCACGTCCACTATAAAACGCACATCGAAATAA
- a CDS encoding sialate O-acetylesterase, with product MKILLSLAAFWMSVSLLAIANGGIVPAPLFTDHAVLQREKLVPVWGTASVRERITVSFAGHVVATTADADGRWRVDLPALEASAEPRDLVIAGATERLSLHDILVGEVWLASGQSNMEWWLKWTFDADLEIRASGNFPLIREFKVDHTVADTPATTVRGQWKPNGPDTSGNFSAVAYYFARDLALHLRVPVGIVCSAWGGTELECWTPESAILSSKYSKTIKARWESTIVKFPDYGAAIAKYEKDLALWRTARDAALATRKDFSDPKPIEPVGPGHRLTPSGLYNGMIAPLIPYAWRGVIWYQGESNAGRGDEYKELFPLMISAWRNSFGQDNIPFFWIQIPSFGGGDSNGTVWASLREAQAHALSLPATGQAVTLDIGSVTDVHPRNKLPVGRRLVRLALHRAYGFDVLDRGPVVASTVREGDSYQVRFDNVSKGLQTPYADLGGFELAGADRVFHPAKAKIEGTGTVILSSSKVSDPVAVRYAWRNAPNAGLFNMDGLPAEPFRTDDW from the coding sequence ATGAAAATTCTGCTTAGTCTAGCTGCCTTTTGGATGAGCGTTTCGCTGCTTGCGATTGCGAACGGCGGCATTGTCCCCGCTCCGCTCTTCACGGATCATGCGGTGCTTCAACGCGAGAAACTTGTTCCAGTTTGGGGAACCGCGAGCGTCCGCGAGCGCATCACTGTCAGCTTCGCCGGCCATGTTGTCGCCACCACTGCCGACGCCGATGGTCGCTGGCGAGTCGATCTGCCGGCCCTTGAAGCTAGCGCGGAGCCGCGCGATCTTGTCATCGCAGGTGCCACCGAACGCCTTTCGCTTCACGATATTCTAGTTGGCGAAGTCTGGCTCGCCTCCGGCCAGTCGAATATGGAATGGTGGCTGAAGTGGACATTCGACGCCGATCTGGAGATTCGCGCGTCCGGCAATTTTCCGCTCATCCGCGAATTCAAAGTTGATCACACGGTGGCTGACACACCCGCAACCACGGTTAGAGGGCAATGGAAACCCAACGGGCCGGACACCAGCGGGAATTTTTCTGCGGTTGCGTATTACTTTGCGCGCGATCTAGCGCTCCATCTGCGAGTGCCAGTAGGAATAGTCTGTAGCGCGTGGGGAGGCACCGAGCTTGAATGTTGGACGCCTGAATCAGCCATATTGTCGTCGAAATATTCGAAGACTATAAAAGCGCGTTGGGAATCAACCATCGTAAAATTCCCCGACTACGGAGCCGCAATCGCGAAATATGAAAAGGATCTGGCACTTTGGAGAACGGCGAGAGATGCCGCCCTCGCTACCAGAAAAGATTTCAGCGATCCGAAGCCGATTGAACCGGTGGGCCCTGGGCATCGACTCACACCGTCCGGTCTTTATAACGGAATGATCGCTCCATTGATTCCCTACGCTTGGCGTGGAGTGATCTGGTATCAGGGTGAATCCAATGCCGGACGCGGGGACGAATATAAGGAACTTTTCCCATTAATGATCAGCGCATGGCGGAACAGTTTCGGGCAAGATAACATACCCTTTTTTTGGATTCAGATTCCGAGTTTCGGCGGTGGGGACAGCAATGGCACCGTTTGGGCATCTCTCCGGGAAGCCCAGGCTCACGCGCTCTCTCTTCCTGCCACCGGCCAAGCGGTGACGCTCGATATCGGAAGCGTGACGGACGTTCACCCGCGGAACAAGCTCCCTGTCGGACGCCGCCTCGTTCGCCTCGCCTTGCATCGCGCCTACGGATTCGATGTGTTGGACCGTGGTCCGGTTGTCGCCTCCACTGTTCGCGAAGGCGACAGCTATCAGGTGCGTTTCGATAATGTCTCCAAAGGGCTGCAAACTCCTTACGCTGATCTCGGCGGTTTCGAACTAGCTGGAGCCGACCGTGTGTTTCATCCCGCCAAGGCGAAAATCGAGGGCACCGGCACGGTAATACTATCTTCTTCCAAGGTGTCCGATCCCGTGGCGGTGCGCTACGCGTGGCGCAATGCACCGAATGCGGGATTGTTCAATATGGACGGGCTGCCCGCCGAGCCTTTCCGCACGGATGATTGGTGA
- a CDS encoding FAD-dependent oxidoreductase has translation MTHHHLSTDFVVIGGGMAGVCAAIAAARLGRQVVLVQNRSVLGGAASSEVRMHIVGADCEGHRPGARESGLLEELRLTDACRNPHRSFSQWDLLLYEKVISEPNIRLFLDTSCEACETIDTPVGRRIKSVRVVRHSTEEEFTINASFFADCSGDGRLGKEAGADFVIGREARDQYGEPLALPVADRKTLGASILFTARQYPTPQPFEAPAWARQFKQEDFHKRDIRSYEYGYWWAEWGGQLDMIKDETTIRHELLRIALGVWNYVKNSGNHPDSANWALEWVGAIPAKRESRRFLGPHVLTQNDVQSGTIFQDQVAYGGWWIDLHPPSGVDAVEEPPCVHAPVPHLFSIPLRCLYSRNITNLFFAGRNISATHVGFATTRVMGTCSVMGQAIGTAAAMAEPSASIAGFYDEAAVARLQQQLLKNDAFLLGITAQDPNDMAHSATIEASSQDTGADCRNIVDGITRELPAHFGKWADDKTHCWESHTVPAWIELTWPTTRVISEIHLTFDSGFQRELKLSPSDHHSKKTIRGPQPELARDYSLLLDGNNVLSITGNYLRKRVHLLKTPVTAKSLRIEIATTNGAPKARLFEVRVY, from the coding sequence ATGACTCATCATCATTTATCGACAGACTTCGTTGTCATTGGAGGCGGCATGGCTGGCGTCTGTGCTGCCATCGCCGCTGCCCGGTTGGGCCGTCAGGTGGTCCTAGTCCAAAATCGGTCCGTTTTGGGCGGTGCTGCTTCCAGCGAAGTCCGCATGCATATTGTCGGAGCCGATTGCGAGGGCCATCGCCCAGGCGCTCGTGAATCGGGTTTGCTGGAAGAGCTTCGTTTGACCGATGCTTGCCGAAATCCTCACCGGTCATTTTCTCAATGGGATCTTCTCCTCTACGAAAAGGTTATCAGTGAGCCGAATATTCGTCTGTTCCTTGATACAAGCTGTGAAGCTTGTGAAACAATAGATACGCCTGTGGGCCGCAGAATCAAATCGGTCAGGGTTGTAAGGCACAGCACCGAAGAGGAGTTTACCATCAACGCCTCTTTCTTCGCGGACTGTTCCGGTGACGGACGTCTTGGCAAGGAAGCCGGCGCGGATTTCGTCATCGGGCGAGAGGCACGGGATCAATACGGCGAGCCATTGGCTTTGCCGGTCGCTGATCGAAAGACCCTTGGAGCGTCGATCCTATTTACCGCGCGCCAGTATCCAACACCGCAGCCATTCGAAGCGCCAGCGTGGGCTCGCCAGTTCAAGCAGGAGGATTTTCACAAAAGAGATATCAGAAGCTATGAATATGGTTATTGGTGGGCCGAATGGGGGGGGCAGCTCGATATGATCAAAGACGAAACCACAATTCGGCATGAGCTGTTACGTATTGCACTCGGCGTCTGGAACTACGTCAAAAATTCCGGCAATCATCCGGACTCGGCCAACTGGGCGCTTGAGTGGGTCGGGGCAATCCCGGCCAAACGTGAATCGCGTCGCTTCCTTGGACCCCACGTCTTGACACAGAACGATGTTCAGAGTGGCACGATTTTTCAGGATCAGGTTGCCTATGGTGGCTGGTGGATTGATCTGCACCCGCCGAGCGGCGTGGATGCAGTCGAGGAGCCGCCGTGTGTTCACGCACCGGTGCCCCACCTGTTCTCGATTCCGCTCCGATGTCTCTATTCACGGAATATCACGAATCTATTTTTCGCCGGGCGCAATATCAGCGCCACACACGTCGGCTTTGCGACTACCCGTGTCATGGGCACCTGTTCCGTAATGGGGCAGGCCATTGGCACCGCGGCGGCCATGGCCGAGCCTTCCGCTAGCATAGCCGGCTTTTACGATGAAGCTGCCGTTGCCCGGCTGCAACAGCAGCTTCTCAAGAATGACGCTTTTCTGCTCGGGATCACCGCTCAGGATCCGAACGATATGGCCCATTCAGCCACAATCGAAGCTTCAAGCCAGGACACAGGCGCAGATTGCCGCAACATCGTTGACGGAATTACTCGCGAGCTGCCGGCACACTTTGGAAAGTGGGCCGACGATAAGACTCACTGTTGGGAGTCACACACCGTACCGGCATGGATTGAATTGACCTGGCCCACTACACGTGTGATTTCCGAAATCCATCTGACTTTCGATTCCGGTTTTCAGCGAGAATTGAAGCTATCGCCCAGCGATCATCATAGCAAGAAAACCATTCGCGGTCCGCAGCCTGAACTCGCTCGGGATTACTCCCTGCTTCTCGACGGAAACAATGTATTGTCGATAACCGGCAACTATCTTCGGAAACGCGTTCATTTACTCAAAACACCCGTCACTGCTAAGTCGTTACGGATCGAAATCGCCACTACAAATGGTGCTCCGAAAGCCCGGTTATTCGAAGTGAGAGTCTATTGA
- a CDS encoding D-2-hydroxyacid dehydrogenase — protein MSIVPRIVVLDGYALNPGDLSWSALEQLGACVIHPRIDAAEIVACARNASALLTNKTPLSAATLEWLPDLRYIGVLATGYNIVDVAAARARGIPVANIPAYGTLSVSQQTFALLLELTQRTGLHAQSVSEGEWTKNDDWCYWKTPLIELAGLTLGIIGDGRIGRATARIGEAFGMIVIQATRAGGRTELERVLRAADVVSLHCPLTDSTHHLINATTLGWMKPTAYLLNTSRGMLIDEVALAEALNSGQLAGAGLDVLSSEPPPAKHPLLTARNCVITPHIAWATRAARARLLNTAIDNLHAFFAGRPQNVVN, from the coding sequence ATGTCAATCGTTCCTCGCATCGTCGTGCTTGATGGGTATGCTCTTAATCCCGGCGATCTTTCTTGGTCCGCCCTTGAACAATTGGGCGCATGCGTCATTCACCCGCGTATTGATGCCGCAGAGATTGTCGCATGCGCACGGAATGCGTCCGCGCTTCTGACAAACAAGACACCTTTATCTGCTGCCACGCTCGAATGGCTGCCTGATCTGCGCTATATCGGCGTTCTCGCCACAGGCTACAATATCGTTGATGTGGCGGCTGCACGCGCACGGGGAATTCCAGTCGCCAACATTCCGGCTTATGGCACTCTCTCAGTGTCCCAGCAAACCTTTGCACTCCTCTTGGAGTTGACGCAGCGAACCGGTCTTCATGCGCAAAGCGTCAGTGAGGGTGAGTGGACAAAAAACGATGACTGGTGTTACTGGAAAACGCCGTTGATCGAGTTGGCCGGGCTTACCCTCGGCATCATAGGCGACGGTCGGATTGGTCGGGCCACCGCTCGCATTGGTGAAGCTTTTGGAATGATTGTGATTCAGGCCACCCGTGCTGGCGGGCGGACTGAGCTCGAACGCGTGCTACGGGCCGCAGATGTCGTGAGCCTCCATTGTCCGCTCACCGATAGCACACACCACCTAATCAATGCAACCACGCTTGGCTGGATGAAGCCGACTGCCTACCTCCTAAACACCAGCCGAGGCATGCTTATTGATGAAGTGGCGCTTGCAGAAGCACTGAATTCCGGACAACTCGCCGGTGCCGGTCTCGACGTGCTGTCAAGTGAACCTCCACCTGCTAAACATCCGCTTCTCACTGCGCGCAACTGCGTGATTACGCCACATATCGCTTGGGCGACGCGTGCAGCGCGCGCACGGCTGCTGAACACGGCGATTGACAACCTTCATGCTTTTTTCGCCGGACGGCCGCAAAACGTCGTTAATTGA
- a CDS encoding glycosyl hydrolase family 65 protein, translated as MKNLWEISTSDHAGDKESLMRRGNVYQIANGYMGYRGTLDEFGPEEAVGITLAGIFDRVGSAWREPVNAPNGGFTRVTLDGVELSALGRKVKRHKQTLRFTSALFIRETVFVSRSKTLTLRSSRFLSADVPNLGVIEFSFTCDKAANVTIHTGIDGNIWDLNGPHLACLTADARDGILLMQGLTHESEKRVQVAEAVDLRFGEESRTFTANRNLRIVRLRMEPRKSYTFHKYFAIFTDHDSVGKPLPQAAIETVRQAKALGYAACLAKHEAAWAKKWELCDVRIDGDHQAQHALRYSILQLLMVAPVNGSANSIPARALSGQVYKGAIFWDTEMFMLPFFLHTYPEKAVELMRYRIKTLDGARRKARSEGPGYRGAFYAWESQDTGDEACTYFNVGDPLTGRELRTYFRDKQVHISGDVAIAMWHYFKITGDDSLLLEGGAEVILECARFYYSYAYFKKEKERYEIIDVVGPDEYHERINNNAFTSRVAKETFAIASAAVDYLEKKHPEALRLVLDKIDIEAELPYFRDAAKHLFVPEPDPATGVIEQFDGYFRLNDMPVNEIKTLMLHPNEYLGTAQGLAAPTKIIKQADVVMMLNLFKNCYSSEIKKANWAYYEPRTEHGSSLSACAYAMLATEFGELDFAYKYFLKTAKIDLEAKYKVYVGTVFMGGSHPAANGGAWMTAIFGFGGVNADENQLVINPRLYRKWKSLEFNFAYRGDVFQVRITSASVTITAAPSNRREHAVLIAGTTVQCRPGEAVTVNVSIPPGRVVSNPRCERLRRSAV; from the coding sequence ATGAAAAACTTGTGGGAAATCAGCACCAGCGACCATGCCGGCGACAAGGAAAGCCTCATGCGCCGCGGCAATGTTTACCAGATCGCCAACGGCTACATGGGCTATCGCGGAACCTTGGACGAGTTCGGTCCGGAGGAGGCGGTCGGCATTACCCTAGCAGGCATTTTCGACCGGGTCGGCTCGGCTTGGCGCGAGCCCGTCAACGCGCCGAACGGCGGTTTCACCCGGGTTACCCTCGATGGCGTCGAACTTTCCGCGCTCGGGCGCAAGGTAAAGCGGCACAAACAGACGCTGCGTTTCACCAGCGCGCTCTTCATACGCGAGACCGTCTTCGTTTCACGTTCGAAAACACTCACGCTCAGGTCGTCGCGTTTCCTCAGCGCAGATGTGCCGAACCTCGGCGTAATCGAGTTTAGCTTCACCTGCGACAAGGCTGCGAATGTCACAATCCACACCGGCATCGATGGCAACATTTGGGATTTAAACGGTCCCCACCTTGCGTGTCTGACGGCAGATGCCCGGGATGGAATCCTGCTCATGCAGGGCCTCACGCATGAAAGCGAAAAGCGCGTGCAGGTTGCCGAGGCGGTTGATCTTCGGTTCGGCGAAGAGAGTCGGACGTTCACGGCTAATCGCAACCTTCGGATAGTCCGCCTGCGGATGGAGCCGCGGAAAAGTTACACATTCCACAAATATTTCGCGATCTTTACCGATCACGATTCCGTCGGCAAACCTCTCCCGCAAGCCGCGATCGAGACCGTTCGGCAGGCAAAGGCACTCGGCTACGCCGCCTGCCTCGCAAAGCACGAGGCGGCGTGGGCGAAGAAATGGGAGCTCTGCGATGTGCGCATCGATGGCGACCATCAAGCGCAACACGCGCTGCGTTACAGCATCCTGCAATTGCTGATGGTCGCACCGGTGAACGGCAGCGCCAACTCGATCCCCGCACGCGCGTTGTCAGGACAGGTCTATAAAGGAGCAATTTTCTGGGACACGGAAATGTTCATGCTTCCATTCTTCCTCCATACATATCCGGAAAAGGCGGTTGAGCTGATGCGCTATCGCATAAAGACGCTGGACGGTGCCCGGCGAAAAGCGAGGAGTGAAGGGCCGGGCTATCGCGGGGCATTTTACGCATGGGAAAGCCAGGATACAGGCGACGAGGCGTGCACGTATTTCAACGTTGGCGATCCCCTTACCGGCCGCGAACTGCGCACATACTTTCGCGACAAACAGGTTCACATCAGCGGCGATGTGGCGATTGCGATGTGGCATTATTTCAAGATCACCGGCGATGATTCATTGCTTCTGGAAGGTGGCGCCGAGGTAATTCTTGAATGCGCCCGATTCTACTATTCATACGCTTACTTCAAGAAGGAGAAAGAACGCTACGAGATCATTGATGTCGTCGGTCCGGACGAATATCACGAGCGCATCAACAACAATGCTTTCACGAGCCGTGTGGCAAAGGAGACTTTTGCCATCGCCAGTGCGGCCGTCGACTACCTGGAGAAAAAACATCCCGAAGCGCTGCGGCTGGTTCTCGACAAAATAGACATTGAGGCTGAGCTACCATATTTTCGCGATGCGGCAAAACACCTGTTTGTTCCCGAGCCCGACCCCGCAACGGGTGTGATCGAGCAATTCGATGGCTATTTTCGGCTGAACGATATGCCTGTAAATGAGATCAAGACGCTGATGCTCCACCCAAACGAATACCTTGGCACCGCACAGGGGCTGGCGGCACCGACAAAGATTATCAAGCAGGCCGACGTAGTGATGATGCTGAATCTCTTCAAAAACTGCTACAGCTCGGAAATCAAGAAAGCGAATTGGGCATATTACGAACCGCGCACCGAGCACGGTTCCAGTTTGAGCGCCTGCGCGTATGCAATGCTTGCAACTGAGTTCGGTGAGCTTGACTTTGCTTACAAGTATTTCCTGAAAACGGCCAAAATCGATCTCGAAGCCAAATACAAGGTCTACGTTGGAACCGTATTTATGGGCGGCTCGCATCCGGCGGCAAACGGCGGCGCATGGATGACGGCAATCTTCGGTTTTGGCGGTGTGAACGCGGACGAGAACCAACTTGTAATCAATCCCCGACTCTACCGCAAGTGGAAGAGTCTTGAGTTCAACTTTGCCTATCGTGGCGATGTATTCCAAGTGCGGATCACATCTGCATCGGTCACCATCACCGCTGCGCCATCCAATCGACGAGAGCATGCGGTATTGATTGCGGGCACAACTGTGCAATGCCGTCCTGGGGAGGCCGTGACCGTCAACGTCTCGATTCCTCCCGGTCGCGTAGTGTCGAATCCTCGGTGTGAACGCCTTCGCCGCAGCGCGGTTTGA
- a CDS encoding HAD family hydrolase → MSPNERTVARQRLVAPSARREFDAAIFDMDGVITKTAIVHSLAWKQMFDEYLRRRETRDHEPFYEFTHARDYLGHVDGKPRYKGVESFLKSRGIDLPGGSPDDQPGTETVCGLGNRKNEKFNQMIETEGVSLYDSTIALIRGMIHDGIRVGLATSSRNSATILKRTGIAPLFATVVDGIVSEELGLKGKPAPDIFTTACANLGVPCARAIIVEDAVSGVQAGASGGFAFVVGVAREDNARELREHGAGVVVSDLAQIDLVEINRLARIKRIAKQI, encoded by the coding sequence ATGTCTCCAAACGAAAGAACGGTTGCCCGGCAGCGCCTTGTCGCGCCATCCGCCCGCCGTGAGTTTGACGCCGCGATTTTCGACATGGACGGCGTCATTACAAAGACCGCTATCGTTCACTCGCTCGCGTGGAAGCAGATGTTCGATGAATACCTGCGCCGACGTGAGACGAGGGACCATGAGCCGTTTTATGAATTCACACACGCGCGCGACTATCTCGGCCACGTGGATGGCAAGCCGCGCTACAAAGGCGTCGAATCATTCTTGAAATCGCGCGGCATCGATCTGCCGGGCGGTTCGCCCGACGACCAGCCCGGCACCGAGACGGTTTGCGGGCTGGGCAACCGGAAAAACGAGAAGTTCAACCAGATGATCGAGACCGAGGGTGTTTCCCTTTATGATTCCACGATCGCGCTGATCCGGGGAATGATCCACGACGGCATCCGCGTCGGCTTGGCCACCTCAAGCAGGAACTCCGCGACGATCTTGAAAAGGACCGGAATCGCACCTCTATTCGCGACGGTGGTTGATGGCATTGTCTCGGAAGAACTTGGGCTCAAAGGCAAGCCGGCGCCGGACATTTTTACGACAGCGTGCGCGAATCTCGGCGTGCCTTGCGCGCGCGCGATCATAGTCGAGGACGCCGTCTCCGGCGTGCAGGCCGGGGCCAGCGGTGGGTTCGCGTTCGTGGTCGGCGTCGCGCGGGAGGACAATGCGCGCGAGCTGCGAGAGCATGGCGCCGGCGTTGTCGTCAGCGATCTCGCCCAGATCGACCTGGTGGAAATCAACCGGCTGGCGCGAATAAAACGCATTGCGAAACAGATATGA